Part of the Candidozyma auris chromosome 4, complete sequence genome, TTTGCCGGAGGGTCTCAATTCTTACTCTGGATTGGGCAATATGACGGCTAGTTTCACTGCGATTTCTGAGCATGGCCCTGATGGCTCCTCTTTCACTATGGGGGACAACCCTCCTACCAATGGAGACCCCAAGAGTCTGTCTCTGTCCAAAGGCGACGCCAACAAGGTTGCAATTCAGGGTCCCCTCTACATAGTACTTGCCCTTCTTACTGCTCTCCTGCTTATTTAGGCTATGTAAAATGAATTCCATTTACAGGACATcgtacttcttcaatgctaCAGAGTACtggttgcgaaaagtgCAAGAGAAACAAGTAGGGCTTCAGCCCTGGAGCGAACGTGACGTGAATGATCTGCACACTAACGGCGGTCGCGGCGAAACACATACTATCAAAGTATCTCACTCTGTTGGTGAGCTCTCACATAAAAGAGACGCACACAAATTGTGGGTCACGTGCATGGCTCGCAGCGCTGGGGGACGCTAAAAATTTTGCAGAAAAAACTCCTTCATTTCCCTTCCCATATCTTCAAGACCCTAAAGCACAATGCCTCCAAAATTCGACCCTACTGAAGTGAAGTTCTTGTACCTTAGAGCCGTCGGTGGTGAAGTGGGTGCCTCGTCTGCTTTGGCCCCAAAGATCGGTCCTCTCGGTTTGtctccaaagaaggtgggTGAGGACATTGCTAAGGCCACCAAGGACTTCAAAGGTATCAAGGTCACCGTCCAGTTGAGAATCCAGAACAGACAGGCCACCGCCTCTGTGGTTCCATCTGCTTCCTCTCTCGTGATCACCGCTCTTAAGGAGCCACCAAGAGACAGaaagaaggacaagaacGTGA contains:
- the RPL12 gene encoding 60S ribosomal protein uL11 — protein: MPPKFDPTEVKFLYLRAVGGEVGASSALAPKIGPLGLSPKKVGEDIAKATKDFKGIKVTVQLRIQNRQATASVVPSASSLVITALKEPPRDRKKDKNVKHSGNIPLDQIFEIARQMREKSFGKTLASVTKEILGTAQSVGCRVDYKNPHDIIEAINAGEIDVPEN